Sequence from the Azospirillaceae bacterium genome:
GGTCGCCGCCAGGCCCGCGAGGCGCCCCTTTCGTTCCTCTTGCGCATGCCCTTGGCCGGGACGCGGGGTGGAGCAGCCCGGTAGCTCGTCAGGCTCATAACCTGAAGGTCGCAGGTTCAAATCCTGCCCCCGCAACCAACCAGTCCGACCGATGCCAACCCCGCCCGCAAGGCGGGGCGTTTTGCGTTGGCCCCCGGCGCACGCCAACCGCCGGGCGCCCAAGCCCCGGTCCGGGACCGGAAGAGGGGAGGAAGGGCCGCCGCGTGAACCCCATGCGCACACGAACGGCCCGGCCGGTTCGCGCACCGAAAAAACCGAGCTTTCCCGGGTGCCCGTCGACCGCCCCGCGGAAAGAGGGCCCGAACCACCGTCGGGTCGCGGCGGTTCGCGCAACCGCGGCCGTTTGCCCGACGGGTGGAACGGCTTACAGTGCCGGGCGTCGCGCCTCGCGGGAGCGTGGGTCGAAACCCTAGGGTTCCGCCGCACCGCGCAGCCCCACAACGTCGCTCCCTCGCGGGAGCGTGGATCGAAACTGCTCCGCCCGGACCACCGGCCGGTGGCGGCCGGGTCGCTCCCTCACGGGAGCGTGGGTCGAAACACGATCCAGCTTGTGCGCTACCACGACGACGGGGAGTCGCTCCCTCACGGGAGCGTGGATCGAAACCACGTGTTGGGCGCGATTGCCGAGTTTGAGCGGGCGTCGCTCCCTCGCGGGAGCGTGGATCCGTAACTGGGAGCCGTGGCCGCCCGCCCCGACAGACCGGGCACCGGATAAGGGGCGCCGCGGGAACGGTCCCGGGAACCGGCCCGGCGTTCCCGCGCGACGGGGGGACGGGCGGTGGCCGGCGCCCACCCTCCGGGTGCCGGCCACCGCCGCCCGTTCAGACCGCCTTGCTTTCCTCGACGTAGCGGTCCACCGCGCTCTTCAGGGCCTGGGCCTGGGTGCTCAGGTCCCTGGCCGCGCCCAGCATGTGTTCCGCCGACGTGCCCGCGACCTGCGCGGCGTCGGTGACGCCCGCGGTGTTGCGCGCGACCTCGCCCGTGCAAAAGGCCGGTTCCGTACGTCAGACGACACAGCCGCCGGCACCCTGCACGGAGGTCCGGCCGATGTGGTGGAACCCAACGAGCTTACGCGCATCCTCGTCCCAGAGCGCGAGCCGGACGCAGCGCAGGCTCTCGACCAGGGTGAGGCGGCCGACTTTCCCGAGAAGGTCGTGGCCCTCCAGGCATTCCTGGAGGCGGTAGTTCGGGATGCGGCTATTGAGGTGGTGAACGTGGTGCAGCCCGACGTTGCCCGTAATCCACTGCAGGATGCGGGGTAGGACGTAGTACGAACTGCCACCCAATGCCGCGTGATGAAAGTCCCAGTTCTCCCCGCTGTCCCAGACGGTGCCCTCGTACTGGTGCTGGACGTAGAACAGCCAGCCACCGATCCATGCCGCAACGCACACTGTCGGCAGGACCGCGCCGAGAACCGGTCCGACGCCGCCCGTCACATAGACGAGAGCGCTGAACAGGGCGGCAAGGCCGAGATTGAGCGCGAGAACCTCCCTCCACGCCGAGCGCCAGGGTACGCCGATGCAGAAGGGAAGCCGCTGCAGGACGAGGAAGTTCAATGGTGACCCGAGGACGATGAGCACAAGGGGATTGCGATAAAGTCGATACATGAGCCGGCCCCGGCGGGGCAGGGCCAGGTATTCGCGAACCGTCAGCGTCTTGATGTCCCCCGTGCCGCGGCGGCTCAGGTTGCCGGTCGAGGCATGGTGGAGGGCATGGGCCCGCTTCCAGCTGTCGTACGGGGTGACCGTCAGAAGGCTGAGTGCGAGACCGAGGCGGTCGTTGGTGGCGGGCGAGCGCAGAAACGACCCGTGTCCGCAGTCATGTTGAATGATGAAGAGCCGGACAAGGAGCCCACCGGCCGGAACGGCGAGGAGGAGGACCAGCACCCAGTGCCCATTCGCGGCGCCCCAGAGCATGGCTGCGCAGGCGGCGAGGTAAGGCACCAGGGTGGTGGCGAGTTGCCGAATCGCGCGGGAGGGCATTGGCTCGCGGTAGGCCGCGCAGTGGCGCGCGATCTGCTTGGCAAGCGATGCAATGTTCTCTGGGGCGGCGTCGACAGGGGATGGCGGAGCCGAGACTCCGCCACCTTGATTCGGTGGATTTCGTGTCACGAGTTGGCCTGCGCCCTTCTCCAGTCGCCGGGAAAAGCGCGGCGACGTCCTACGGTAAGGGGTTTGCCGGCCACGAGTT
This genomic interval carries:
- a CDS encoding fatty acid desaturase yields the protein MPSRAIRQLATTLVPYLAACAAMLWGAANGHWVLVLLLAVPAGGLLVRLFIIQHDCGHGSFLRSPATNDRLGLALSLLTVTPYDSWKRAHALHHASTGNLSRRGTGDIKTLTVREYLALPRRGRLMYRLYRNPLVLIVLGSPLNFLVLQRLPFCIGVPWRSAWREVLALNLGLAALFSALVYVTGGVGPVLGAVLPTVCVAAWIGGWLFYVQHQYEGTVWDSGENWDFHHAALGGSSYYVLPRILQWITGNVGLHHVHHLNSRIPNYRLQECLEGHDLLGKVGRLTLVESLRCVRLALWDEDARKLVGFHHIGRTSVQGAGGCVV